One Kineococcus radiotolerans SRS30216 = ATCC BAA-149 DNA window includes the following coding sequences:
- a CDS encoding Maf family protein: MTSLLLASASPARLATLRAAGLDPHVLVSGVDEPAVVERYGVTDAEDVCLVLAKAKAEAVAGSEEVPEDALVLGCDSVLAFDGGEGVEVLGKPADAADATARWRAMRGRSGVLHTGHWLIDVRDPAEGGSGATLGGVASVTVHFADVSDAEVEAYVATGEPLAVAGAFTLDGLGGAFVRGVEGDPHAVVGVSLPLVRDLAREAGVLWTDLWAPRG; the protein is encoded by the coding sequence GTGACGTCGCTGCTGCTCGCCTCCGCCTCCCCCGCCCGCCTGGCCACCCTCCGCGCCGCCGGCCTGGACCCGCACGTGCTCGTCTCCGGCGTCGACGAGCCGGCCGTCGTCGAGCGCTACGGCGTCACCGACGCCGAGGACGTCTGCCTCGTGCTGGCCAAGGCCAAGGCCGAGGCCGTCGCCGGCTCCGAGGAGGTGCCCGAGGACGCGCTGGTCCTGGGCTGCGACTCCGTGCTCGCCTTCGACGGCGGCGAGGGGGTCGAGGTCCTGGGCAAGCCCGCCGACGCCGCCGACGCCACCGCCCGCTGGAGGGCGATGCGCGGGCGCAGCGGGGTCCTGCACACCGGCCACTGGCTGATCGACGTCCGCGACCCCGCCGAGGGCGGTTCCGGGGCGACCCTGGGCGGGGTGGCGAGCGTCACCGTCCACTTCGCCGACGTCTCCGACGCCGAGGTCGAGGCCTACGTCGCCACCGGCGAGCCGCTGGCCGTGGCCGGCGCCTTCACCCTCGACGGGCTCGGCGGGGCGTTCGTGCGCGGCGTCGAGGGCGATCCGCACGCCGTCGTCGGGGTGTCCCTGCCCCTGGTGCGCGACCTCGCCCGGGAGGCCGGGGTGCTCTGGACCGACTTGTGGGCGCCGCGCGGGTAG
- a CDS encoding DUF885 domain-containing protein — translation MERTPTAVDAVAEAHLETVLRLQPTFALSLGVPDPAPGLGDRSPAGLAEVAAANRATLAALAATPAVDDVDRVTVAAMTDRLGLEVALHEAGEDLGDLNVIASPVQDLRMVFDLLPTDTGDDWQVVTDRLAAVPAAVAGYVESLRAAAAAGRVAAVRQVEACLAEAGANAAPDGFFTTFPAGRGPAAEAAGALAARAYAELAGFLRTELLPQAPAVDAVGRDRYALWSRHHVGAAIDLDETYAWGLEEVARLRAEMAGVAHGITGSGDVAAAAAALDADPALVVEGAANFRDWMQDRSDATTEALRGVHFDIPPEVLRLECRIAPTTSGGIYYTGPSEDFSRPGRMWWAVPPGQTTFSTWREATTVHHEGVPGHHLQIGQTAVNSGVLNRWRRQACWISGHGEGWALYAERLMQDLGFLRGPGEVLGMLDGQLLRAGRVVLDVGVHCGLPAPAEVGGGAWTYEKAWAYLTSVSGNHPDVLRFELDRYLGWPGQAPSYKVGERLWSALRDDVAAREGASFDLRSFHRRALDVGSVGLDVLRSALLP, via the coding sequence ATGGAACGGACCCCCACGGCGGTCGACGCGGTCGCCGAGGCCCACCTGGAGACGGTGCTGCGCCTGCAGCCCACCTTCGCCCTGAGCCTCGGCGTCCCCGACCCGGCGCCGGGACTGGGCGACCGCTCCCCCGCCGGGCTGGCCGAGGTCGCGGCGGCGAACCGCGCCACCCTCGCCGCGCTGGCCGCCACCCCCGCGGTCGACGACGTGGACCGGGTGACGGTCGCGGCGATGACCGACCGGCTGGGGTTGGAGGTCGCCCTGCACGAGGCGGGCGAGGACCTCGGCGACCTCAACGTCATCGCCTCCCCCGTGCAGGACCTGCGGATGGTCTTCGACCTGCTGCCCACCGACACCGGGGACGACTGGCAGGTCGTCACCGACCGCCTCGCCGCGGTCCCCGCCGCCGTCGCCGGCTACGTCGAGAGCCTGCGCGCGGCGGCCGCGGCGGGCCGGGTCGCGGCCGTGCGCCAGGTCGAGGCCTGCCTGGCCGAGGCGGGCGCGAACGCCGCCCCGGACGGGTTCTTCACCACCTTCCCCGCCGGTCGCGGGCCGGCCGCCGAAGCGGCCGGGGCCCTCGCGGCCCGCGCCTACGCCGAGCTCGCGGGGTTCCTGCGCACCGAGCTGCTGCCGCAGGCCCCCGCCGTCGACGCCGTCGGCCGGGACCGGTACGCGCTGTGGTCGCGCCACCACGTCGGCGCCGCGATCGACCTCGACGAGACCTACGCCTGGGGCCTGGAGGAGGTCGCCCGGCTGCGGGCCGAGATGGCCGGGGTGGCGCACGGGATCACCGGGTCCGGCGACGTCGCCGCGGCCGCCGCCGCCCTCGACGCCGACCCCGCCCTCGTCGTCGAGGGCGCGGCGAACTTCCGCGACTGGATGCAGGACCGCTCCGACGCGACCACCGAGGCCCTGCGCGGCGTGCACTTCGACATCCCGCCGGAGGTCCTGCGGCTGGAGTGCCGGATCGCGCCGACGACGAGCGGCGGGATCTACTACACCGGCCCCAGCGAGGACTTCTCCCGCCCGGGCCGGATGTGGTGGGCCGTGCCGCCGGGGCAGACGACGTTCTCGACGTGGCGCGAGGCCACGACGGTCCACCACGAGGGCGTCCCCGGCCACCACCTGCAGATCGGGCAGACGGCCGTGAACAGCGGCGTCCTGAACCGCTGGCGCCGCCAGGCGTGCTGGATCTCCGGCCACGGCGAGGGCTGGGCCCTCTACGCCGAGCGGCTCATGCAGGACCTCGGGTTCCTGCGCGGCCCCGGGGAGGTCCTCGGGATGCTCGACGGGCAGCTGCTGCGCGCCGGCCGCGTGGTCCTCGACGTCGGGGTCCACTGCGGGCTGCCCGCCCCCGCCGAGGTCGGCGGCGGGGCGTGGACGTACGAGAAGGCGTGGGCGTACCTGACGTCGGTCTCGGGCAACCACCCCGACGTCCTGCGCTTCGAGCTCGACCGCTACCTCGGGTGGCCCGGGCAGGCCCCGAGCTACAAGGTCGGCGAGCGGCTGTGGTCGGCGCTGCGCGACGACGTCGCCGCCCGCGAGGGCGCCTCCTTCGACCTGCGGTCCTTCCACCGCCGGGCCCTGGACGTCGGTTCCGTCGGCCTCGACGTCCTGCGCTCCGCCCTGCTCCCCTGA